Within Citrus sinensis cultivar Valencia sweet orange chromosome 1, DVS_A1.0, whole genome shotgun sequence, the genomic segment CAAACTCATTTTCTCCATTATGATTGTGCGAATGTTGCATAATTGACATTGCTACACCAGATGTGAAGGAATCCCACATGAAATAGCTCTGCCAAAGTATATCCCAACTTGTTCATACATTGTAAAATTACAAGGAAGATTTCTAACAAAACGATGAATGCAATTTGATAGCAAGCACATTAAAGTAAATACCGCATAGAATTGGTCATTTAACCAAGTGTCGCGAGCCATTTTCAAGGACTTGAAGCAATATTGTGCCTCGTACGTATTCTGACTTTCCTCAAACATTTTATAGAAATTCTTAGTTACGAGGATGGTATTTGTTGCATCCAGAGGAATAAGAGTAATGGGAATCCCAGAATGAAaaacctgaaaaaaaaaaaaaggaatgtgCCACCATCAAACTAATGATTatcattaattgaaaataatattatcacgTACCTGGTATGCGGCAAAAGGATCTCCAAACATATTGAACTCAGCGTAAGGATTGGTTGTGTAGTCGGTAAACAAATTACCAGGGTCACCACACTGCTGAGGCCGGCAAGAACTGCTAGAGTTTTTTGGGCAACAGCCAGTAGGGTTCTTTGACCTCACACCACCGCCCATTGCATATATGTGctcaatatttttctttaaatgcGGGTTTTTCATAAGGAAAATTCCCATGTTCGTATGAGCCCCtattaaaataacagtaatagGACCTTCAGAAATTTTATCAGTCAACACTTGCTGAGCAGTAAGTTGCTCAAGTGGAGAATACCTCCTGCTGCCCTAATTTCATGAACAAGACAATTACTTAAATGGACACACCAATGTCATCACAAGAAGCATGAATTGTTCTATTATTGATTAGTCTTATACCTGTGGAAGAAATTCTTTTCGTATGCCTAAGTTAGTATCTTTTTCTAACCTTCCTGCATGACCTACTGGTATAGCCTGCCTGTATCTGCAATATCCGGTTGTCGTAGTGCCCTGGTATTAAAACTTTTGTATGTTACAAAGAATTTGAGTGCCGGAAACACCTTGAATATGAGATAATAGAAAGCCCTTTTGTGCATAGACAGTACAAATTCAATTGAGAGAGTGAGAGTAATTTTATGCACCTGTTCAATTATAGGGAGATACCCACCAACATCTGCAAGGATGGTTCCATCTTCTAAGATTCCACCTTCACCGCCAACTCCAACAGAGATGTCATCGCGGTCCATCATGTAAAGAATGTCATAAATATGATTCACTGCATGACCGGCATCAATCCATGCATTTTCGTTGATGGTGATTGCCTGCAGCATAAGTAATATGTCAGTTTCTAGCCTGTCCACAAAAATAACTTACTGCATATACAGAAAAAGGCTTAGCAGAGAATTGCTTTAATGTTAAGCACTTCATCTGTAGCCCAACCAAAATCATGACCGAGTCCTTATAAAAACAGGGTTCTTAACTTCTTATAGAGTACATTCTGCCAATATATCATAGTCTAAATACTTACGATATAAGCTAAGTTGAAAACATCATtagaacacaaaaaaaaaaagaagcattaACAGAGAGGATTTTGTTCACCTCCAAATGAAATTCTGATCTGTTAAGCTTCAAAAGGAATGAGAGAGCGAAGAAATCATCAGTATCCATATCTGTATCCAAAAGAATCCGATACGGCCTGCTACCCTCCACAGTGTACAAATCAACTTTAGGTACAGCAACTCCgataatcaataataaaaccaCCCAAAAATTACTTCCCGGCAGCATTTTCTCCCTTACAATCACAACCCAGAATTTCTTTCCCTCCAAGCCACAGCTACTTGTATGATCAGCTCATCCCTGATACAAGAATCATAAcacaaaaatatgtaaaacatGTCAAGTTAAAGAgttggggggaaaaaaaagagaaaaaagtaaTAACTTCTTAGATAGAACAGAATTAGTTAAGTACTTTAGAATAAAGCATGTGAGGAAGCCGTAAAAAAGCAGGCTATAGGGCCACTGTAACAAGAGAACACGACACAATCTAGAATTGAAGGAACATTAACTCTCGatcattattaattacataacTGAACCTGTACTTATTTACAAAAGAATTTGAGAGTGTGAGCTTAAAGTGTGTGTATGTGcgggtgtgtgtgtgtataaaataacaattgatATTGAAGAATCATCGAGTCTGTTATCGGAGTCGTGGGCACGAGTCAAACTGATTATGTCATCCTACGGTCACATTATGAACTTTGATCACTATATATTATATGGCAAATGtgcttattaatttattggctCGGACACAAATAGTTTGCActgaaaaacaaatcaaaaagaaaaaaaaaagaaaagaaagaaagaaagaaaataacataaataggtTAATTTGTGGAAATCTGAATTTCCCAATAGATATCGTTAGTACTTCTAAAGTACCAACACCTCCAAATGCAACTAACCAattgccaaataataataataatccggTCTCTTTATTATTGGTGGTAATGCTAGTTTAAATACTATCTTACAGAACTTAAACCCAAAAGTTAGGAATATAATTAAACCCCATGCTCCTGGAATTATGTGAACACAAATGATATACTATGATAATAACGCCaaagaaataaagataatttaagaataaatgaccaagaaattatattttggaaGAAGTATCATTCCCTTCCCCTTAGAAAATAACCTGGCCCTCAATGGTCAAATTTTTGAAGCACAAGTCTTCTCATCATGTGCCTCTTCATCATTGTATTTTCCTATCACCAATTTTAGTTCTCTCCAGCTTGGCATGCATCCAGTGGAGTTAATCCAACCATTTGTCCAGTTGATTCCCCATCGTGATGCCATTACTTTTCTTCGCCCTTTGCCAATTACCAACAATACTGTCCGTTTCCAGtgactttaaaatataacataaataagTAGTTAATTCGAAGAAACCTAACCTTTCAAAAGATATTGCTGGTATTGTAAGAGACCAACACCTTTAAATACAACTAACCAAATGCCAAATAATGATATTCCAGCCTTTTTATTACTGatagtaatattaatttaaatacaGAACTTGGACGTAAAGATTAGGAGTACAATTAGACTCgtatttcttaaaattatgtaaacaTAAAAACAAGTTGGTCAAAATATACTATGATAACAATCCAAAGAGataagaatatataaaattatctcaaaattatattttggagGATCTACCACTTTCCCACTACAAGCACTGGCCGCGAGTACAAAAAATGaagttatatataaaatactctCATTCTCCTTGGCATGCTTTGACTCTagattatttctttcttttattatttcttggttctttctttgttctgattaattatcattattttaatttctcgaCCATTTCTGGCTAATTCTGCTGCTGTTTATTGTGAAtgaataaagaacaaaaaagatCTAACTATTAACACTTTAAGAGAACATATATGCTTGGTGTGCATGGTTTCCCAAATCTTATATTactgggaaaaaaaatcatatatcaagataatatatatgtcacaaatattaaaaagaatcaGAATAGTTGGTCGCCAAAATTGTGGGATCCATACGCAGATATCCGCAGACCAAAATAGCAGAAACCAGGATATTAAACTAACTTTGTCTGTGTGTTTGGATTaattcaataacaaaaattatcttGAGATCTAATGATGGCACATCAAGCAGATTATGTTTTGTGAATTGTTCATGTGATTCCCATTCCATGGAATCATTTTCGACATCTGGATAGTCATTGAATCAATCTTACAAAAGTTACAAAAGTAGTTCCAAGTCATAATCCATTAACTTGAGGTTTCAACTGAAATTTTGAGAACACTACTAACTTACTGGACAAAACACCTAATACTGTATAATGCccaacaataatataaaagaatgtAAGTGGATCGAGAGATGAAAGAGTTCGAAAATAAGCCAAAAGAGTATCAAGTTTAGAGaatcaaatacaaattcttgtctatgataatatattataataataaccgtttgactcaaaaatttaaattggtatataaaacttaataatatGAAAGATAAGTCTTATCCCTTATAAAATGTTAGTGGAGTAGACAATCTTCCAATATTAGagagatttaaaaatttggatagtactttaaaataataaagtacaCGATATAAGGGGTCCTAATTGTATAATCTGATTATAAGTaccaattataatttttgatgTAATATCAGTGATATATATAGAGAAATGTTccaatatgaaattttaaaatgcggAAACGTTCGAGAAAACGCATAAACCGTGCGGTTTAAGCACTTTAAGTTTTAAGCCTTTAAAATCCCGcagttttaaagtttttctgAATGTTTTCTGTACTTTATGATCCCGAACCAggaaactaatatatatatatatatatatatatgtcacCACACCAACGTTACAATGTTAATTAAGCAAAGGTAATATGAACTAATATGGCTAGAGGGCCAAAGAATATGAATTAACTTTTAACCTTATTGAACTAGGGAACAAGTTAATTACGTTTGGCATAGTCTTACAAGTGTCCTAACGTGACATGTGAAGAATGAAGACAATAGACCGACAAAAAGAggaaagaagacaaaaagggGTTGTGTTTTTGTTAGAGAATCAAATCCAAGGAAAGTGATCGATGAACAGTTGCTTAACTTTGAGAGTAATGACAATTCGTTGAATGGTCTAAACTTCTAAAAGCCTCGAAGTATTGGATGTCATGCTGTCCACGTATGAATACGTGGTTGAATTTGACTAACCATGCTTTGGTGGGATGGGACCCTACGGTGATAGTAATTGCCTGCAAAATTTTCGAAGCTTTGTGCATTTCCTACGCAAATAGAGTCGTTTTTGTCATGGGTGGATTCTCCCCCTTTTTGTGGTTCTCAAGAAAGATCCAAATCCAGccaaaaaaaactttaaacttATCTTTTCGTGGACAATTTCATGCATCACAAAGATGGAAATGCAAATTagttgaataaacaaatataccGTCCTGAAGTGGCGGTGATTTACTAAAGGTCAATTTTAGTTCTTAGAATTCCCAAAACCGATGTAGTTTTCCCGAAGGGTAGCCCATAGAGGCGAGACCTTGTTTCCCAACCATTGAATATGCATTTGGCTTTTGGGGCTTGAGTCTTCAGATGGAGCCCCACTTTCCTTTTCTCAGTGGTGGAGAATGAAAAGTGCAATTTACACTAATCAATTGGATAACccaaaaatgtttaaaaaggGTTAAATGGCAAAAGCAAAAGGTCATTGCGAGATATTTAAGCCATGCATGGAGTGCTCACCAAAAGCTGCTTTCCTTTCTGACCACTGATATAACTTGTTTATTGTGGTcaaaactcttttttctttttttctttttttggtttccttaataattatgtgtttaGACACGTTAAAGGGTATTGGGGACCAGAGAGGATGTGTTAATCTTTTGATTAGTGCTTGCTACCAAACACTGAAATCATGCTGCCTATTATTAACGAGTAATTCTCTTCAAtaccgaaaagaaaaaacaaaattcatttgaaagttcttttcccttttcaaAGTTATAATTGGTTGAttgtcatttttcttcctAGAGAGCTTTTTCTCACTTACCTTTCATCAAGTAGTTATTTGTCTGCcaagatcattttttttaaacctgAAAAAGATTCTaacatgaaaatttacatatatGGTACAGTCTATAAATTAGTAATATCAGAACTCtacaaaatctattaatttaaagaggtattaataattgatatattaattatttattaatttatcaagtaTATATACAATTCAATGATATACATTTAATCAACTAAAGTTCATAGTATTTTACCAAtccaatcaattaaaaataaattcatccattaaatatacattaaattaacaaaaaaaattcaaaatttgtgcAAATTTGAGAATTCAATCCCATAACTTCTGGAagcaataaacaaaattagagATGGGATCCAActgtatttaaatttcaagaaaaaacaagtaataatagactcatattttatttaacaataaatttcataacaattatatttgtaattttagcagagtattaatttataatatgaatGAGACCATAAGTTATATAAAggtttttggaaaatattatcttattaatttatcaaaactaTTGTATTAGCCCAAGTTGggattgtaaaaatattttatatgatggagactattaatttatcgagtcataatttataaatgatatgTTGATTTATAAAAGTTGCTAGAAGGTAACTActtgtaaaaacaaaaaagaaattaagttgGGACTGGGGAGGTCGAGAATGACAAGCTTTGATTGTATctaaagagttaaaaaaaatattatgttgcAACCTTGTAATAAttgattgaaataaatttaaaaaaattaggaaagAAAAGgcaagaagagaaaaaaaaaaaagtacttaaCAAAACTTCTATAGAATATTGAGTGTTTTCatgaattatttaataaatatttttattaacatctaaaaaaagtatcaaaataaattcatatttacaTTCCAAGACTACTAAGTACTAAGAGCATGTCCAAAAGgctctataaattttattcttcaaatatctatttacttacctatgtggcaaatagaagagtgaaaaaatatgttattctccaaaagactattcaaatataaataaattaatattattttaatttaaataactatttttttaaaggaaaagtcaatagtaattaaagcacttctctctctttctccaacaaaaagtaataaaatataaattgaagaaggagaaagcaactctccaaatttgaagagagatgatcattttttatttgaaaaattttaattgaagtgTCTTTTGGAGCCTTAAATGCTGATATGactattcaaataaataataaaatcttatttaaagagttttttttatgatgctCTAACAAAATATCTTGGGTTTACCTGATTAAGGTTGTAAAACTTCTATAGAAGGTAAGTTGaatgaataattattaaccaaattattataaattcttaattttgcaTGGTCccctaatcaaaataaaaaaatataaatggctGATGGCTCATTATGATTCTTGTAAACTATCTCAAATAGAAGGTGAGAATCGCTATCAATTAGGTGGTGCGTTTGAAAAAACTATTGAATTACATACTTTCATGTTACAATCAATGGAGGTGTTGTCAAAGTTTCACACAAAAATCATATGATCATATGAAATTCTATCGTTTATAGTACTCAAACTCTCGAAGTAATCAATTAGCTAGTAAATCATCAAAACTAGAAATTAATAACGAGGAATGAGGATGTCAATATTCAAACACTTTcaccataattttttattgggttCCAAGATCACGTTTACTTTAATTAGATccggaaaaaaagaaaaattagtaaaGAGATTCCGAATCCCACCACTATAATGTCATCACTCAAAATAACTTCAATCACAAATTCTTGAAATGATAGAATTATTTGAATCCATCAAATTTATCTCTACGcccattttaaaaataagttaattattaagatttaaaaatctcaaaattatctttcacTAATCCCTTTTTCTGTATTTATGATAGCATAATTTCTTACTCTCTTTCCCCCTCACATTATGtagaataaattttcaatttcaccctcttttggattttttttttgtttttttagtaAAGCGTAATATCTATTTCATGCTTTctatatacaattttttttcttgatattcATTAACTTTTGTAATTAGTAAagattaatttcttgatattcattaactttcatagccaataaaaatattgttaatgttcattttttaatgatggGTTTTGCTTCTCTTTAGTTTATAATAGTCTACAACGAAACCAACCATTTATagttaaaagataatataTGAAGCAACTAATGAGAATTTaagaattgaaaataaaaagagaagaaaagataaatgaagtaattttattaaaaattattcttgaTAAAATTCTTAGTACAAAGATAATGTACAAAAGAAATTGGAGGGTTCAACAAATAGCGCAACTAATTCTAAAAACACTCGTTAACTAAGATAATCTAGACTAAATGAGAGAGAGATCTGTTTTCTAAAAGCATTTCAAAATACTTTTTGaaacaaacatatattttctattttcacaaAAACGCATGTGACATATCTTAGCCTTTTGAAAATTGCATTTATCTATTTGAAAAAGACTCTTAACACCTCATGCCTTGCTATGATGCTATCCCCGCCATAAACATATCAAATTTTGTAAGGTAATCCACCCAAATGAAAACTAAGTCATTCACACCTCCACACTTGGCAGaattttgaatcaaaattgTGGTTAACAGAGAAGCTTTGGGAGATGATATGAGCTTGAGTCATGATGGGTTAGGTttgcacattttttttttttaacccctTTTCGTTAGCTGTTAGCAATCTTCTCACAAGCTTAGCTTAGGCAGGCAAGTCAGGATTTCAATTAAGCTCCAATGGGACCTCAATCCAAAGCACAAACATCATTTCTTTGACCAAAATTACAACCAATCAATAATAGAAGTCGGAggatcaattatttatttcatatccATTCAATCCATCATAATTAGAATCAACGACCTATATGGTAGTAGCACAAGCCAAGGCCAATTCTTCCAACAATCAATAATAGAAGTTggaaaatcaattatttatgcaAGCAGGTAATATGATATTGAAGTTGTGGATCGAATGGAAGTGAGCACAAATGTCATCTCATCTCCATGCCACAAGTgggatcatcatcatcatcatcgaaTTGTTGCTTTTAGGGAGTTTTGGTGGGTGATGAATGAAAGAGAGTGGGGCCTTTACCCTTTATATGAGGTCAATCATTTTATTGGTAACTTAATCGATAGAAAGTAAAGGAAATGatggaaaaaggaaatttgGAAAGTGTTTCCATTGCTAAGCTTAGATTGGCTCTTCCTTTAAACGTCTGCAAAAGAATCTTCACCTAAtactctctctatctctcAATCAATTGCCTATATTCACTGCATTTTAATAGTTTAGAATATTCTTTTGGGTAATCAATTActattaaaacattaaaacaaacaatatataaataagGAAACCACTAGCCCTAAGGGCGTAGTTGGGTTGGTTGCAATGAAGTTGTAGATTCTATCAAAACACGAATTCGATTCTTAAGGGTAGTAAGAGGGATAAAAACTGTATTTGAGTTTGTCTACCCCTTacctttaaaataataagaagaagaagaaaaccaCTCTGTCAACTAGATAGtaaaccatttttcttctccttcatGTGAAAGGAGGTTGAAAGAAATCTTGGGCGTGTTATTGGAAAATTCATAACGGGCTAAAGGCAATTGGGCTGCGTAGGAATTGGACTGCAATACTAGAAGCCCAATACTCAAACTTTGAGTCCGGTGGGCTTAGCCCAAACTTCCAATTGTTTTCCTTGGAAGTTCGAACTTTCTCGTTATAgtttcttttaacaaaaaCGATCCACACAGCGCTTGATTGTTAGAAACCTAAAAGCCTTTGATTTACCAACTTCTTCGTTTGTCTTGCACTTCAGGTAAATTAGAGTTTTGACTATCCGACAGTGCTCttttaacattataaaaactataatGATAGGACCACGAACTATGTTGTACAAACTAATATATACAAACTGGTGTGGCAAGAAGAGATTGGATGAAAAGTGATAAcgattacttttttaattattatagacccatgatgattttatataattaatctccTCATGCTTCGTCAGTTCATACGCACTTGTTTGTACAAGACGGTTGTGGCTCTATCAATACTGTTATAAGAAACACTTCCAACGGCGTCCTGAGTTACGTAATTAGATCCTAAATTCCTCCTGAAGCTGATGGCAACAACGAGAAGGTAAAAGAGGCTATGTTGACATACGGATCATTTGATTCTAATCCACACTTCTGACTTCAAACAATCTGCTAAACCAAACATTAACGCGGTGTAGAAGAACAAAAACTCAGTATTCAATTGATAAATTGGCTTGCTTTCATTAAGTTGTAGAAAGATCTTGATTTACGAGAAGATTACTGGAGAATAATAGAATTCAACCCAACGGATCTCTGTCTAATGGAGGAGACTCTGCATTGCattcaaagtttgaaaaaaacaaagtcaGGCAGTCGCTACATCGATACTTGTATTAAAGCCAGGAATTCAACCAAAATGAGCCCCCgaacaaaaaaggaaaagccCATAAGTAACttaatttctttcaacaaGAATACGAGGAAAGCCGCTTTTGAATTAGCCGATCGTCGGTTAAAcccataattaaaatcctgTCCGATTCAAAACTAAGATTATTGAAACTCAGCTGAAGAGTCAACCCCTACGACCATAACCATTTGTCGAGAGTTGAGAGGAATCATAgttgagggaaaaaaaaatctgcaaCGGGGTTAACTAGTGGGgtataaatttacaaactGAAAGGACTTATAGACTAAATTTGAACTCAAGTCAACATATCTAGTAAGATAGATGAATATTTCCCACTCAAATCTGTAATTTAAGGCTAGTATTTGACTGTGCACTTGCAAATTGGaacacaaaaatgaaaactcaTCCAAAAATATGGAAGCCACTTGGCTGAGGAATAAGGGAGAACATAAACAGCTCACAATAGCTAAACAGGATTAGGGCGATAAAGGATCCAGGGTTTATGAGAACCCAGCAAATGGCAGTATGGAAAAAtgtatgaaaattaaaaaagcacCATAGAAGTGTCCTATTTTCTGCTGAACATCTGCGAGGACGCTTCTTGCGACCacaaaaacagagaaaaaCAAGCATTATCAAAAGCCTAAACAGATGGCTAAAGGTTACCGATGGTCAAGCCATCCCACggattgaaaaagaaatcttgTAATACCCACACAGTAGCTCAAGTCTGAATAACAAATGCAGCACCGGCAGGCTAATATAACAGCAATATGCATTCTTAACCAACTTTCCATTGGCGCTAACATCTAAATGCAACTCTCTTCTGCTGACAAACTCAAAAAGCATTTAAACTGTTTCACTCACAGAATAATATCTGAAACCTAAACAATTGAATTTTCTCGAGCGGCCTTGAGCAATCTACATCAACTAAATTACTCATTGAatgcacattttttttatagccAAGCTGATCATGATTTAAaacaagtaattttattttcaacagATTATAAGTCGAATTGAAACCCAACTACAGTACAAATCCCATTAATCACTctaattaaaagttttgatCACTAGCATAATTAGCAATCCGATTAACAAAATTACTCAAGATCTAATCATGACAATACCCTAAAAGAGAAGCCTACGAGTGTCAACGACTCTTTTCGTCCGATATTCACGCGCTCCTAAATCCGACTCATCGTGCCACCACCCCATCGTTTTCTGCGCCTCGTAAACAATCTGAGTTATACCTGCGAGGCAAGGAGGATTCAATTGAACAAGTTTAAAACGTGCTTAATTAGCAATCTGAGATTGAAACTGGAAgcaatttaatgtaatttaaaccTTGTTTAAcagtttgtttgttttcacGGATCTCTTGAACGGTAGCAGAGATTTTCCAGTAAAGTGGCCGGCCGACGTAGAACAGTACCAGGATCACGATCACCGCCGTTGCTATCCGAAATGCAAGTCTTGCTGTTGATGACgctggcattttttttttcgctttcaattttctgattttaaaattcagaCAGCACTGCTGGATATTAAAGGCTGGAGACTTCTTAGAGAAAGCGGCTTCTACGCTGTAGATGTTGCCACGTCATCGCATGAAGGGACGTGCGATTCTTTCTGATTTGGagattttaacttaattttttggaaaatgctACTTTTTTCGGGTCAAATCccaaattatttcaaaacgacatcgttttgaattttttttctttttgctttcaTAAAACGTAGTTGTTTCAGCCTagtaaaaacaaaaccaattaaaacagaaaaaaaacgTAGAGAAACAGCTACTCTATGTAGAGAAACAGCTACCCTTATCTCTTCCTCTTCGATTTTTCAGCGCAGCTGTTTAAGCTCTTCTTCTTCGATTTTTCAGCAGCCGTTTAAGTTCTTCCTCTTCAATTTTTCAGTAGTTGTTAAAATTTTCTGACATAAGACTAAGTTTCGGCATTTGCACAAGCTAAGGTACGAATCTTCAAATTTTCGAAGTTTCAGTTTTGATTACAAATTTCTGTGAAATTTTTGTTGTCAagtttgtattaaaatttcttttcgaatttcttttccctttgTAAGAGCACTCAAAACCAAATTCACAAACAAAGATGAAACTTTCTTGCTGTTGCTATCGATCTTCTCTGTGTTTAAGAGCTTTCTTGCTTCTAAAGATGGCACAGACGAAGTAAACAcgacaaagaaaatgatggCAAAAGCACCAAAACGATCCATGAATATATTGTAAACAAGGAGAAAccaagagagaaaatattttagctTTTGAGGTGGAAATAAGTTGTGAAGAGAGAGGTTGATGGAGTGTTTTTTGGAAGCCAGTTTGGGTTTAGTATTTATAGGCAAGTCAAACTGAGATGTGAGAAAGTCATCACCCACCACTTCATACATAATGAAGAGGGGAAGACGAAGAGGAGAGGAACATTTGCTTTTGCTAGGGTGAAACGGTAGCGTTTTATGAAAAAGAggaaacgacgtcgttttgatttaattttcgAGATTTGATCCAGGACAAATAGCAgaactctaatttttttaattataaaaagtaaaccttaatttctttttacttatttaatttttttttaataaattccgaTAACCAATCAACGGTCCAGTGATAGAGGTTCGAATTATGTCTTGATGTTCGAATTATGGgcctttttaagttttaatggCTGAATTATGTCAACAACTTCGAGGGGTCCATTGTGATTTTCCATTTAAGGATGGATAAATGTCTTGATGTTTCACTGAAAAAAGTTTTCATAGCAATGATTAATCAATTACAACTTAATTTggaaatcttaataaaataaaaatctggGTAAAGGACACAGACACCCCTAACGTTTGAATAAGGGACATAAAACCCcttaatgtttcaaaaaagacactcAAACCCCAATTGACTAACGAAAATCGTTCcgttaaatcattaaaaggttaaaatcgtaattacaaattaaaaacaagtGAATTGACTAAAAACCCACACACGcatcacacacacaaacaaaccccacacacacacacactgatTTCAGACAAATCTTTTAACACACTCACGGTTTGCCTCGC encodes:
- the LOC102624728 gene encoding uncharacterized protein LOC102624728, with protein sequence MPASSTARLAFRIATAVIVILVLFYVGRPLYWKISATVQEIRENKQTVKQGITQIVYEAQKTMGWWHDESDLGAREYRTKRVVDTRRLLF
- the LOC102620115 gene encoding nucleoside hydrolase 3-like isoform X2, whose protein sequence is MLPGSNFWVVLLLIIGVAVPKVDLYTVEGSRPYRILLDTDMDTDDFFALSFLLKLNRSEFHLEAITINENAWIDAGHAVNHIYDILYMMDRDDISVGVGGEGGILEDGTILADVGGYLPIIEQGTTTTGYCRYRQAIPVGHAGRLEKDTNLGIRKEFLPQGSRRYSPLEQLTAQQVLTDKISEGPITVILIGAHTNMGIFLMKNPHLKKNIEHIYAMGGGVRSKNPTGCCPKNSSSSCRPQQCGDPGNLFTDYTTNPYAEFNMFGDPFAAYQVFHSGIPITLIPLDATNTILVTKNFYKMFEESQNTYEAQYCFKSLKMARDTWLNDQFYASYFMWDSFTSGVAMSIMQHSHNHNGENEFAEMEYMNITVVTSNKPYGISDGSNPFFDGRETPKFNLKKGGVHSGHVQTGIRDPFCIVKNGKGKCKDGYTEEVTDSEAVHVLVAKKAKTSKDVSSKLDREFYLNFLEVLNRPQQTGRFNFTTEFPYFKEFFYKPNFGTRKLGKPVVFDMDMSVGDFLALFYLLKAPVEVINLKAILVSPTGWANAATIDVIYDLLHMMGRDDVQVGLGDLFATNQSDPIDPSVGDCKYVKSIPHGCGGFLDSDTLYGLARDMPRSPRRYTAENSVKYGAPRDTDHPELRQPLALEIWDSTTSTLEPGSKITLLTNGPLTNLAKILSSKKNATSLIQEVYIVGGHLSHGDRDTGNVFTVPLNKRSA